A DNA window from Thalassospiraceae bacterium LMO-JJ14 contains the following coding sequences:
- a CDS encoding MFS transporter, which produces MRLRFINALAGRLPFYYGWVILFAVCAASFSRQGPAVATLSIFIEPMTSEFGWSRTEISGAVSLGGILGAVAAPLIGPFLDRNGARTILCFAVLFTGVPLLFLSTVNALPLFYLCYCIARMNFTGPYDIGIYGSIVNWFYKKRSFATSITTMALMSGLVAMPLIAHFAMQAGGWRYAWLAVGTTVLIVGFLPVWVFLLHRPEDLGLAIDGVARSKNRNSSGEAAVSDDYTPAPQEPAFTRAKAMRTPAFWFLSLFTLLVWPIQAGVSLHQAPLLIERGLDATVAATAVSTFSLVSAITGFAYGFWPRRVPLRFALVLVGLLLGSAALAMHEVHSAPMAYAAAALFGCGIGGLLTILPIAWADFFGRRSYGAIRGAALTVQVASQAAGPLIAGALRDSTGTYDAPLLTFAVFGFTGACVAMLARPPKPPVP; this is translated from the coding sequence TTGCGACTTCGTTTCATCAATGCGCTGGCCGGGCGCCTGCCGTTTTACTATGGCTGGGTGATCCTGTTCGCCGTCTGCGCCGCGTCGTTTTCCCGCCAGGGGCCGGCTGTCGCCACACTGTCGATCTTCATCGAGCCGATGACGTCGGAATTCGGCTGGTCGAGGACGGAAATATCCGGCGCGGTCTCGCTGGGCGGGATTCTCGGCGCCGTCGCCGCGCCGCTGATCGGTCCGTTTCTGGACCGCAACGGGGCCAGAACAATCCTCTGCTTTGCAGTGCTTTTCACCGGCGTTCCTCTGTTATTCCTGTCCACCGTCAACGCCTTGCCGCTGTTTTATCTGTGTTACTGCATCGCGCGGATGAACTTTACCGGTCCCTACGATATCGGCATCTACGGATCGATCGTGAACTGGTTCTACAAGAAGCGCTCGTTTGCGACATCGATCACGACCATGGCGCTGATGTCCGGACTGGTCGCGATGCCCCTGATCGCACACTTCGCCATGCAGGCCGGTGGCTGGCGCTATGCGTGGTTGGCGGTCGGCACGACCGTGCTGATCGTCGGCTTCCTGCCGGTGTGGGTGTTTCTGCTACACCGTCCGGAAGACCTCGGGCTCGCCATCGATGGTGTAGCAAGGTCAAAGAATCGCAACTCCTCGGGCGAGGCGGCCGTGTCGGATGATTACACGCCCGCACCGCAGGAGCCGGCTTTCACCCGCGCCAAGGCCATGCGAACGCCGGCATTCTGGTTCCTGAGCCTTTTCACGCTGCTGGTCTGGCCGATCCAGGCCGGGGTCAGCCTCCATCAAGCGCCGCTTTTGATCGAACGCGGCCTTGATGCGACGGTGGCGGCAACGGCGGTCAGTACGTTTTCGCTGGTCTCGGCAATCACCGGTTTTGCCTACGGCTTTTGGCCCCGGCGCGTGCCGCTCAGGTTCGCGCTGGTGCTGGTCGGGCTGTTGCTGGGCTCGGCCGCACTGGCCATGCATGAAGTTCACAGCGCCCCCATGGCATACGCCGCAGCGGCGCTTTTCGGCTGTGGTATCGGCGGTCTGCTGACCATCTTACCGATTGCCTGGGCGGATTTTTTCGGCCGCCGGAGTTATGGCGCGATACGCGGCGCAGCTTTGACGGTACAGGTTGCAAGCCAGGCCGCCGGCCCGCTGATCGCCGGCGCACTCCGCGACAGTACCGGCACCTATGATGCGCCGCTTTTAACCTTTGCGGTATTCGGTTTCACCGGCGCCTGCGTTGCCATGCTGGCGCGGCCGCCCAAGCCCCCGGTGCCATGA